In one Candidatus Peribacter riflensis genomic region, the following are encoded:
- a CDS encoding DNA topoisomerase I, translating into MPSHLVIVESPTKAKTIKRFLGKDFDVEASMGHVRDLPEGSLGVDTEDFSVKYVIPKEKAAVVKRLQKSLDSASDLWIATDEDREGEAIGWHLTEILKRKKKQPIRRIVFHEITKEAIEAAVEHPRKIDEKLVDAQHARRILDRLVGYTLSPFLWKKVYRGLSAGRVQSVAVRIIVDRERAIKAFHAEEYWTVTADLLNGAQQPFSADLKQKDGKKFVPVSDAQAQQVLADLKGASYSVQSLEEKEIKKTPPPPFTTSTLQQEAGRKLGFSVKQTMMVAQQLYEGVDLGKGEGHVGLITYMRTDSVNLSDKALADARETIQQHYGREYILSSPRKYKTKSKGAQEAHEAIRPTEMARVPESLKDVLDHQQLKLYTLIWERAVATQMAEAQLKRVGADIRAGAYTFRATGQTIAFDGYLRVYLEGRDEPESQQSAEEEEDAGMLPPLQEGETLECKSLLPEQHFTKPPPRYTEASLVKKLEEEGIGRPSTYAPTISTVQQRGYIKKEGKQLIPEDIAFTVTDLLTEHFPDIVDLTFTAKMEQSLDDIAESDLKSVTFLRGFYKPFHKLIESKTVEVKKGEVLKDRVIGIDPDTKLEVLARTGRFGPYIQLGRIELKPGEKMKNVPKPKSASIPKTIGKDAITLEQALSLLAFPRVLGEKDGQTIEVHLGRFGPYIKWGKATTSLGKDQEPAQITKEEAIAYLASAKDRKAQAAEPLRSLGQDAATGAEVQVKTGRYGPYVTDGKTNCSLPKRFTPEAVTLEEASDLLAKKRARGPSKWKGRGWGKK; encoded by the coding sequence ATGCCCTCACATCTCGTCATCGTCGAGAGCCCCACGAAGGCCAAGACCATCAAGCGCTTTCTCGGCAAAGATTTCGACGTGGAGGCGAGCATGGGTCATGTGCGCGATCTGCCCGAAGGGTCACTCGGCGTCGACACGGAGGATTTTTCGGTGAAGTATGTGATCCCCAAAGAGAAAGCTGCGGTGGTGAAGAGGCTGCAGAAGTCTCTCGATTCTGCTTCTGATCTGTGGATCGCGACTGACGAAGATCGTGAAGGGGAAGCCATCGGCTGGCACCTCACCGAGATCCTCAAGCGCAAGAAGAAGCAGCCCATTCGGCGCATCGTCTTTCATGAAATCACCAAAGAGGCGATCGAGGCGGCGGTAGAGCATCCGCGCAAGATCGATGAGAAACTGGTGGATGCGCAGCATGCGCGGAGGATTCTGGATCGTCTGGTGGGCTACACGCTCTCCCCGTTCCTCTGGAAGAAGGTCTACCGCGGGCTCTCCGCCGGACGTGTGCAGTCGGTGGCTGTGCGCATCATCGTGGACCGCGAGCGTGCCATCAAGGCATTTCATGCGGAGGAGTACTGGACGGTCACAGCAGATCTTCTCAATGGAGCGCAGCAGCCGTTCTCCGCTGATTTGAAACAGAAAGACGGCAAGAAATTTGTGCCCGTGAGCGATGCGCAGGCACAGCAGGTGCTCGCGGATCTCAAGGGCGCCTCCTACTCCGTTCAATCGCTCGAAGAAAAAGAGATCAAAAAAACGCCGCCTCCCCCCTTCACCACTTCCACGCTCCAGCAGGAGGCCGGCCGCAAGCTCGGCTTCTCAGTGAAGCAGACCATGATGGTGGCGCAGCAGCTCTACGAAGGCGTGGACCTGGGCAAGGGCGAAGGGCATGTGGGCCTGATCACCTACATGCGTACCGATTCGGTGAACCTGAGTGACAAGGCGCTCGCCGATGCGCGTGAAACGATTCAGCAGCACTACGGCCGCGAGTACATTCTCTCGTCTCCGCGCAAGTATAAGACGAAGAGCAAGGGTGCGCAGGAAGCGCACGAGGCGATCCGTCCCACCGAGATGGCGCGCGTGCCGGAGTCGCTCAAAGACGTGCTCGATCATCAGCAACTCAAGCTCTACACCCTGATCTGGGAGCGCGCGGTAGCGACACAGATGGCCGAAGCGCAGCTCAAGCGCGTGGGTGCGGATATTCGGGCCGGTGCCTACACGTTCCGCGCCACCGGCCAGACCATCGCATTCGATGGTTATCTGCGCGTGTACCTCGAGGGACGCGACGAACCGGAATCGCAGCAGAGTGCCGAGGAAGAGGAGGATGCGGGCATGCTCCCGCCGCTCCAGGAGGGCGAGACACTCGAGTGCAAATCTCTGCTGCCGGAGCAGCACTTCACCAAGCCGCCTCCGCGTTACACCGAGGCGAGTCTGGTGAAGAAGCTGGAAGAGGAAGGCATCGGCCGGCCGAGTACGTACGCCCCGACGATCTCCACGGTCCAGCAGCGCGGATACATCAAGAAGGAGGGCAAGCAGCTCATCCCCGAAGACATCGCTTTCACCGTGACCGATCTGCTGACCGAGCACTTCCCCGATATTGTGGATCTCACCTTCACGGCGAAGATGGAGCAGTCACTGGATGACATCGCCGAGAGCGATCTGAAATCCGTCACGTTTCTGAGGGGCTTCTACAAGCCGTTCCACAAGCTCATCGAATCGAAGACCGTCGAGGTGAAGAAGGGCGAGGTGCTCAAGGACCGCGTCATCGGCATCGATCCCGATACGAAGCTGGAGGTGCTGGCGCGCACCGGACGCTTCGGCCCGTACATCCAACTCGGGCGCATCGAGCTCAAGCCCGGCGAAAAAATGAAGAATGTTCCCAAGCCCAAGAGCGCCTCGATTCCGAAGACGATCGGCAAAGATGCCATCACGCTGGAGCAGGCCCTCTCTCTCCTCGCCTTCCCGCGTGTGCTGGGCGAGAAGGACGGCCAGACGATCGAGGTGCACCTCGGACGCTTCGGGCCGTACATCAAGTGGGGCAAAGCGACGACGTCACTCGGCAAGGATCAGGAGCCTGCGCAGATCACGAAGGAGGAGGCGATTGCCTACCTCGCCTCCGCCAAGGATCGCAAGGCGCAGGCAGCCGAGCCGCTCCGGTCGCTCGGGCAGGATGCCGCGACAGGGGCCGAAGTTCAGGTGAAGACCGGCCGCTACGGGCCGTACGTCACTGATGGAAAAACCAATTGCTCCCTGCCCAAGCGTTTCACACCCGAAGCCGTGACGCTGGAGGAGGCGAGTGACCTGCTGGCAAAGAAGCGAGCCAGGGGCCCGAGCAAGTGGAAGGGGAGAGGGTGGGGGAAGAAATGA